Proteins from one Ardenticatena maritima genomic window:
- the murJ gene encoding murein biosynthesis integral membrane protein MurJ, with the protein MSEQHSHANRRLARATFIVMAGYLAAKVSGIGREIIVARTFGAVAELDAYYAAFNIPDLIFTLIAGGALATAFIPVLAEYVSTREREAVWRLIGNVLTVVFLLTALLAGVVALVAPWLVRVVVAPGFDAAQQHLTVALMRLILLSTLIFSVSGLFMGVLNTFQHFLLPAFAPVMYNLGIIFGALVLSPRMAPEKAIFGLAWGVVIGAALHAAIQVPGLWRYGVRIRPHLALHDRGLRDVLRLMGPRVLALGVIKLNWLVVSNLESRLEEGSLAALTFAWHLVQVPETIFASALATALFPTLAHLAGQGDLAGLRRTFETAMRLILLLTIPTAAGLWILGRALVQTVYEGGAFTAAATDAVTIALRFYALGLVGHSALEVVARTFYARKDTLTPLWMALIAMVGNVALALLLLRSLGHGGLALANSAAVTLEVALGVWWLRGRVGGDVVGGVVQAAVRVALATAGMVAVLVVFHTAVPTWPAWGLLLAGSVVGVVAFAAVGVVVGLHTWLSAFGMRLPVGR; encoded by the coding sequence ATGTCTGAACAGCATTCGCACGCCAACCGTCGCCTTGCCCGCGCCACCTTCATCGTCATGGCGGGGTATCTGGCGGCGAAGGTCAGCGGCATTGGGCGCGAAATCATTGTGGCGCGCACGTTTGGCGCCGTGGCTGAACTGGACGCCTACTATGCCGCCTTCAACATCCCCGACCTGATTTTCACCCTCATTGCCGGCGGGGCGCTGGCGACGGCGTTCATTCCCGTGTTGGCGGAGTATGTGAGCACGCGCGAACGTGAAGCGGTCTGGCGGCTGATTGGCAACGTGCTGACGGTTGTCTTCTTGCTGACGGCGTTGCTGGCGGGAGTGGTAGCGCTGGTAGCGCCCTGGCTGGTGCGTGTGGTGGTGGCGCCTGGGTTCGACGCGGCACAGCAACACTTGACGGTGGCGCTCATGCGGTTGATTTTGCTGAGCACGCTCATTTTTAGCGTGAGTGGTCTCTTCATGGGCGTTTTGAACACATTTCAGCATTTTTTGCTCCCCGCGTTTGCCCCCGTCATGTACAACCTGGGCATCATCTTCGGTGCGTTGGTCTTGAGCCCACGGATGGCGCCCGAAAAAGCGATTTTTGGGTTGGCGTGGGGCGTGGTGATTGGGGCGGCGCTCCATGCTGCGATTCAAGTGCCGGGCTTGTGGCGCTACGGCGTGCGTATTCGCCCCCATTTGGCGTTGCACGACCGCGGCTTGCGTGATGTGTTGCGGCTGATGGGGCCGCGTGTGCTGGCGTTGGGCGTCATCAAACTCAATTGGCTTGTGGTTTCAAACCTGGAGTCGCGTTTGGAAGAAGGGAGCCTGGCGGCGTTGACGTTTGCATGGCATCTTGTGCAGGTGCCGGAGACGATTTTTGCCAGTGCGCTTGCCACGGCGCTTTTCCCAACGTTGGCGCATCTGGCGGGACAAGGGGATTTGGCGGGATTACGGCGCACGTTCGAGACCGCCATGCGCCTGATTTTGCTGTTGACCATTCCCACAGCGGCGGGGCTCTGGATATTGGGGCGCGCTCTGGTGCAGACGGTGTATGAGGGGGGCGCGTTTACCGCCGCGGCAACAGACGCTGTGACGATAGCCTTGCGGTTCTACGCCTTGGGGCTGGTTGGGCATAGTGCGCTGGAAGTGGTGGCGCGGACGTTTTACGCACGCAAGGACACGCTGACGCCGTTGTGGATGGCGCTGATTGCGATGGTTGGCAACGTTGCGCTGGCTCTGCTGCTCTTGCGCTCATTGGGGCATGGCGGGCTGGCGCTGGCAAATTCGGCGGCGGTCACGCTGGAGGTGGCGCTGGGCGTCTGGTGGCTGCGGGGGCGCGTTGGGGGAGATGTTGTCGGCGGTGTGGTGCAGGCGGCGGTGCGGGTCGCGCTGGCGACGGCGGGCATGGTGGCGGTGTTGGTGGTGTTTCACACGGCGGTGCCCACCTGGCCTGCCTGGGGGCTGTTGTTGGCGGGCAGTGTTGTTGGCGTGGTGGCGTTTGCGGCGGTGGGTGTGGTGGTGGGCTTGCATACGTGGCTCTCGGCGTTTGGCATGCGGTTGCCTGTGGGGCGTTGA
- the rpoD gene encoding RNA polymerase sigma factor RpoD, producing the protein MGRIDAMFDVLLALADKNGSLRMQDILARFSPPPDEETLLILCERLEEAGVEVTADVPERTRSPRPASTSAWRDLSLVNPDDTVGLYLLESCQHPLLTAEQEVELAQRMERGKAAEARLRAEGEVLDDATRRELEALVQDGREARRRLIESNYRLVISIAKRYEGRGVPLLDLIQEGNIGLMRAVEKFDYHLGYKFSTYATWWIRQAITRAIADQSRTIRVPVHMTERISEMKRVERQLSQELGREPTVEELASALNTTPEKVQQMIRVAQHPMSLETPVGDDGETNLSDFIEDDSSPSPLDHTSQHLLREELERVFASLHPREAQILRLRYGLKGGKGMTLEQVGQKYGLTRERIRQIEVEALRKLRHPSRSRRLRDFLA; encoded by the coding sequence ATGGGGCGTATCGACGCGATGTTTGACGTACTGCTCGCGCTGGCCGACAAGAACGGCTCACTTCGTATGCAAGACATCCTCGCCCGATTTTCACCACCCCCTGACGAAGAAACGTTGCTTATCTTGTGCGAACGCCTTGAAGAAGCCGGTGTTGAAGTGACCGCAGATGTTCCTGAACGCACCCGCTCACCACGTCCCGCCTCAACGTCTGCATGGCGCGATTTGTCTCTGGTCAACCCCGATGACACCGTGGGGCTCTACTTGCTGGAAAGTTGCCAGCACCCCTTGTTGACCGCCGAGCAAGAAGTGGAGTTGGCGCAGCGTATGGAGCGCGGCAAAGCCGCCGAAGCCCGTTTGCGCGCCGAGGGGGAGGTGTTGGATGACGCGACACGGCGCGAGTTGGAAGCCCTGGTGCAAGATGGGCGCGAAGCGCGTCGGCGTCTCATCGAATCAAACTACCGCCTCGTCATTTCGATTGCCAAGCGATACGAAGGGCGCGGCGTGCCGCTGCTCGATCTCATTCAGGAAGGCAACATTGGCTTGATGCGCGCCGTCGAAAAGTTCGACTACCACCTGGGGTACAAATTCAGCACCTACGCCACCTGGTGGATTCGCCAGGCGATTACGCGCGCTATCGCCGACCAGAGCCGCACCATTCGCGTGCCCGTCCACATGACGGAACGCATCAGCGAAATGAAGCGCGTGGAGCGGCAACTCTCGCAGGAATTGGGGCGTGAGCCGACGGTGGAAGAGTTGGCGTCGGCGCTCAACACCACCCCCGAAAAAGTGCAACAGATGATCCGTGTAGCGCAACACCCCATGAGCCTGGAAACCCCCGTCGGTGACGATGGCGAAACCAACCTGAGCGACTTCATCGAAGACGACTCGTCGCCGTCACCGCTCGACCACACCTCGCAGCACCTCTTGCGTGAAGAGTTGGAGCGCGTCTTTGCCTCGCTCCACCCGCGCGAAGCCCAAATTTTGCGTTTGCGCTACGGGCTCAAGGGGGGCAAGGGCATGACGTTGGAGCAAGTCGGGCAAAAGTATGGGCTCACACGCGAGCGTATCCGCCAGATTGAGGTGGAAGCCTTGCGCAAATTGCGCCACCCCAGCCGCAGTCGGCGCTTGCGGGACTTTTTGGCATGA
- a CDS encoding SH3 domain-containing protein: MHVKYLSPIAFMLGWFFLAAWLTACGGAEPLVQEAVIEPPTATPSVVASPVPDTPTPTPTPPAPPRDLPTPTPAPPFVVDERANLWQGDRLVVNTEEVAPACSRGTILPSPRGDYVVFLLTCIENENEAYLISTDGQDVRRITDQWDAVNGEALLWAPDGRAFVYERINACCIQPPPTAPQAGLVLYDVATGEKRVLAADIHLTPLAWSPDGRWLAFLDFRDASFGGTQGVRLYILDVDADTAWLVDDNLAVEECRTLTWETHDAELVLVCATADGAQRVEYSISTGTRGLEPPGTPVPIEALRPPQLPEERYRVVRVADDDVLNVRNGPGVEYDIVGTLPPDAEGVRIVGDPVQVNDSFWVQIEWNDVQGWVNSFYLAPMQGN; the protein is encoded by the coding sequence ATGCACGTCAAATACCTGTCGCCAATCGCTTTCATGCTGGGATGGTTCTTTCTGGCCGCCTGGCTGACCGCGTGCGGTGGCGCTGAGCCGCTCGTGCAAGAAGCCGTCATCGAACCGCCAACCGCCACGCCGTCAGTCGTGGCTTCGCCGGTGCCGGACACGCCGACGCCAACCCCAACCCCTCCTGCCCCCCCGCGCGACCTGCCCACACCGACGCCCGCGCCGCCTTTTGTGGTGGATGAGCGCGCCAATCTCTGGCAGGGGGACCGTCTGGTGGTCAACACCGAAGAAGTCGCGCCGGCTTGTTCCCGTGGCACTATTCTCCCCTCGCCGCGCGGCGACTACGTGGTCTTTTTGCTCACCTGCATCGAAAATGAAAACGAAGCCTATCTGATTTCCACCGATGGGCAGGACGTGCGGCGCATCACCGACCAGTGGGACGCCGTCAACGGTGAGGCGCTTCTCTGGGCGCCGGATGGGCGCGCGTTTGTCTACGAACGCATCAACGCTTGCTGCATTCAACCACCACCGACTGCCCCGCAAGCCGGTTTGGTGCTCTACGACGTCGCTACGGGCGAAAAGCGCGTCCTTGCCGCGGACATTCATCTTACCCCGCTCGCCTGGTCGCCTGATGGCCGCTGGCTGGCCTTCCTCGACTTCCGCGACGCCTCGTTTGGCGGCACGCAAGGCGTGCGTCTCTACATTCTGGACGTTGACGCCGATACCGCCTGGCTGGTGGATGACAACCTCGCCGTTGAAGAGTGCCGCACGCTGACATGGGAGACGCACGACGCCGAACTTGTGCTCGTCTGTGCCACTGCCGACGGCGCTCAGCGTGTTGAATACAGCATCAGCACGGGCACACGTGGACTTGAACCACCGGGCACGCCTGTTCCCATCGAGGCGCTTCGCCCGCCACAACTGCCCGAAGAGCGCTACCGCGTTGTGCGCGTCGCAGATGACGATGTGTTGAACGTGCGCAACGGTCCCGGCGTCGAATACGACATCGTCGGCACACTCCCCCCCGACGCTGAGGGAGTGCGCATCGTCGGCGATCCGGTGCAGGTCAACGATTCGTTTTGGGTGCAGATTGAGTGGAACGACGTGCAAGGCTGGGTGAACAGTTTTTACCTGGCGCCCATGCAAGGCAACTGA
- the mnmE gene encoding tRNA uridine-5-carboxymethylaminomethyl(34) synthesis GTPase MnmE: MAYALDDTIAAIATPVGEGGIGIVRISGPEALAILRRLFRPARPRPFESHRLMYGHIVDPHTGDVVDEVMAVYMRAPHTYTRQDVVEIHGHGGMAPLRAVLSLVLSAGARLAEPGEMTLRAFLNGRIDLAQAEAVLDVVRARTEAGLQAALRQLGGHLSDDIRHARQMLLDVLAHLTALIDFPEDDVPPQDIAPDLERVAAHLERLIATADRGMLLREGVRVAIVGRPNVGKSSLLNRLLRHDRAIVTDIPGTTRDVLEETLNVRGIPVVVVDTAGIRQTQDVVEAIGVERSRAAIAQADLVLLVLDASQPLTDEDHAIAAEVEGRPAIVVLNKTDLPRRLFPDNVPFLPAAPRVELSAQQGEGLDRLEETIFEQVTGGHVMPLHGALVTNPRHKAALQRALDHVRAAQSTYAAGLPADFITIDLHSAVNALGEITGETATEDLLDTIFSRFCIGK, from the coding sequence GTGGCATACGCATTAGACGATACCATTGCCGCGATTGCCACTCCCGTGGGCGAAGGGGGGATTGGCATTGTGCGCATCAGCGGACCAGAGGCGCTGGCGATTTTACGGCGCTTATTTCGCCCTGCTCGCCCACGCCCATTTGAATCTCACCGCCTGATGTACGGGCACATTGTTGACCCGCATACTGGCGATGTGGTGGACGAAGTGATGGCGGTCTATATGCGCGCGCCCCACACCTACACGCGGCAAGATGTGGTCGAAATTCATGGTCATGGCGGCATGGCGCCACTGCGCGCCGTGCTTTCGCTCGTGTTGTCGGCGGGGGCGCGCCTGGCGGAACCCGGTGAAATGACCTTGCGCGCCTTTCTCAATGGGCGTATTGACCTCGCGCAAGCCGAAGCCGTGCTCGACGTGGTGCGCGCTCGCACAGAAGCCGGCTTGCAAGCCGCCTTGCGCCAACTCGGCGGCCATCTTTCCGACGATATTCGCCACGCCCGGCAAATGTTGCTGGATGTGCTGGCACACCTGACCGCGCTGATTGACTTCCCCGAAGACGATGTGCCGCCGCAAGACATCGCCCCCGACCTTGAGCGTGTCGCGGCGCACCTGGAACGCTTGATTGCCACCGCCGACCGCGGCATGCTCCTGCGCGAAGGGGTGCGCGTCGCCATTGTGGGGCGTCCCAATGTGGGCAAAAGCAGCCTGCTCAACCGCTTGTTGCGCCACGACCGCGCGATCGTGACCGATATTCCCGGCACCACGCGCGATGTGTTGGAAGAAACGCTCAACGTGCGCGGCATTCCCGTGGTGGTGGTGGATACGGCGGGCATCCGCCAGACGCAAGATGTGGTCGAAGCCATTGGTGTCGAACGGAGCCGCGCCGCCATCGCCCAAGCCGACCTGGTGTTGCTCGTGCTCGACGCCAGCCAGCCCCTCACCGACGAAGACCACGCGATTGCCGCCGAAGTCGAAGGGCGTCCGGCGATTGTTGTGCTCAACAAAACCGACTTGCCGCGCCGTCTCTTTCCCGACAACGTGCCCTTTTTACCCGCCGCCCCGCGCGTTGAATTGTCGGCGCAACAGGGCGAAGGGCTGGACCGGCTGGAAGAAACCATTTTTGAACAGGTGACGGGGGGGCATGTCATGCCACTGCATGGCGCGCTCGTGACCAATCCGCGGCACAAAGCCGCGTTGCAACGGGCGCTCGACCATGTGCGCGCCGCTCAATCCACGTATGCCGCCGGCTTGCCCGCCGATTTTATCACCATTGACCTGCACAGCGCCGTCAACGCGTTGGGTGAAATTACAGGTGAAACCGCCACCGAAGACCTGCTGGACACCATTTTCAGCCGCTTTTGCATCGGCAAATAA
- a CDS encoding YgaP family membrane protein codes for MPKNMAGWDRAIRIILALLFAYLYFNGTVTGALGLLLLVVGIIFLVTSLVGFCPLYKVFKFSTRKA; via the coding sequence ATGCCGAAGAACATGGCTGGGTGGGACCGAGCAATTCGCATTATTCTGGCGCTCTTGTTTGCGTATCTCTATTTCAACGGGACGGTGACAGGCGCGCTTGGGCTGCTGTTGCTTGTGGTGGGTATCATCTTCCTGGTCACAAGCCTGGTGGGGTTCTGCCCTTTGTACAAAGTTTTCAAATTCAGCACACGCAAAGCGTAA
- the trxA gene encoding thioredoxin, translating to MNMREFEQTIKTSATPVIVDVWAPWCLPCRATKPLLEELAREYEGEVAFLAVNADESPEVARAFKVMAIPTLLIFEQGELTQRLVGAQSPGTYKTLFARLAGETSAETAATPAIAPGERLLRLGAAALLFTIALAQGVWWLGAIAAGMAFWGVYDRCPLWRTIQSRLWRA from the coding sequence ATGAACATGCGAGAATTTGAACAGACCATCAAAACCAGTGCGACGCCGGTTATCGTGGATGTGTGGGCGCCCTGGTGTCTGCCGTGCCGCGCCACCAAGCCCTTGCTGGAAGAACTGGCGCGCGAATACGAAGGCGAAGTTGCCTTCCTCGCGGTCAACGCCGATGAATCGCCGGAGGTGGCGCGTGCGTTCAAGGTCATGGCGATTCCCACACTGCTGATTTTCGAGCAAGGCGAACTCACACAGCGGCTTGTGGGGGCGCAATCGCCGGGAACGTACAAGACGCTGTTTGCACGGCTAGCGGGCGAAACGAGCGCCGAGACGGCGGCAACACCCGCCATTGCCCCTGGGGAACGCCTGTTGCGCCTGGGCGCGGCGGCGCTCTTGTTCACGATTGCGCTGGCGCAAGGCGTCTGGTGGCTGGGGGCGATTGCCGCCGGGATGGCGTTTTGGGGCGTGTATGACCGCTGTCCACTCTGGCGCACAATCCAATCGCGCTTGTGGCGCGCATAG